The window TTAATTCAAATTATGTATATGCACTTTCACTCTCTGAGAAAGCGATGTACACCCTAAGAAACTCTGAACTAAAAAACTTTTATAATGTATTAGCTATTACATCTGGTTTAGCTTATCGAGGATTGGGGAAACTAGATAAAGCAGTTCAATTATTCTTAAACAGCTATCAACTCAATGAAGTTTCGGAAAACTTATTTGAATATAATATTGTCTGTAGCTATCAATTAGCTGAAATTCATTTATCAATCAAGGACCTCTATCAAGCTGAGAAGTTTTATCAACTCACACTTGAATTATCTAAAAAAAGTAACACTACATTAACGCACTTTAGAGCTAATGTGGGAATCGCAAACCTATACCTCCATAAAGATGAATATGATTTATGCAAAAAACATTTAGATATAGCCTATACACTTGAAGGTATTGGAAATGGTGCTCTTGGTAGAGTTCTATGTGATTATGGCCTCTTCTATTACAAAACTAAAGACTATAATAAGGCTATAAAATACCTAAAAGAAAGCCTATCCATCAGATTGGAATATTCGCTTATTGATGCTGCTTCAACTAATTATATGAATTTAACAAAAATATATTTAGCGCTTAATC of the Flavobacteriales bacterium genome contains:
- a CDS encoding tetratricopeptide repeat protein translates to MLSDTILDKYLDNYQGKFADLIVICERFLRIAILKDNKTSSNYLSIVLDAVHNTDHKNKDEIEAIEKLCIAVSMYFNSNYVYALSLSEKAMYTLRNSELKNFYNVLAITSGLAYRGLGKLDKAVQLFLNSYQLNEVSENLFEYNIVCSYQLAEIHLSIKDLYQAEKFYQLTLELSKKSNTTLTHFRANVGIANLYLHKDEYDLCKKHLDIAYTLEGIGNGALGRVLCDYGLFYYKTKDYNKAIKYLKESLSIRLEYSLIDAASTNYMNLTKIYLALNQYDEALQNIEKAYEICMEHRSETKIMQCYYLLAQTHKRIENFSKAVQYFDLYINLYQSNHKKQLENIYFIKNSNIN